The genomic DNA GGAAGTGAAGTCAACCTTGTGACTGTAGTCGGGGAGGACACGGAAGGAAGCTGGATCCTCGATCAAACGAAGACGCATGTCGACATATCCGCTTCCCAGAGGCTGAGTGAAGCAACGGGTACCTATTCGGCCATCCTGGATGTAGATGGGGAGATGATGTTTGCCCTCGCAGACATGAATATCTATGAGAAGATCGATATTCCGTTCATTGAAAAGCGGTGGGCCGTCATCGGGTCATCGGAGATGGTGATGCTGGATACGAACTTCCCGCCTGATGTGATTGAATACATCATCAGACGATGTGCATCAGAAGGGGTACCGTTGACGATCATCCCGGTATCTGCTCCCAAAGTGAAGCATCTTCCCGAATCATTGGAAGGGGTTACCTGGTTCATCTGCAATAAAGGAGAGGCCGAGATGTATCTCGGCATGGAAATCGAAACGGAGGGCGATTTCTTTAAAGCCGCCAAAGCCATCACGCAGCGCGGAGCCGAACGGGTGGTCATCACGAGAGGTGAGATGGGTCTGATCTACTACACGGCCTATCAGGAAGCAAGTGCGATCCTGCCGCCTAAGGTGGATGTTGCTGATGTGACGGGGGCAGGGGACGCACTAGTTGCAGGCATCATTTATGGCTATCTGAAAGGCTCTGATACAGACGGTTCCTGTCGGATCGGCGTTTCCTGCTCCACCATTACGATCCGTTCTCATTTTACCGTCTCCCCGACCTTGAATCAGGGGAATCTGCAAGAAGAATTCAGCAGTTATTTCAATTAAATCGGAGGAATGAAAATCATGGATTTGACATCATATTTGGAGTTTTCTAGAGAAGTACAAGAGGCGCGTCAATCAGGACAAGCAATCGTGGCACTCGAGTCCACGATCATTTCCCACGGAATGCCGTATCCACAAAACGTGCAGATGGCAAGGGAAGTAGAAGATATCATCCGGGAGAAGGGTGCCGTACCGGCCACCATTGCCATCCTGAATGGGAAAATCAAGATTGGTCTGTCCGATGAGGAATTGGAGTATCTTGGTCAGGCAAAGGATGTCATCAAAGCGAGCCGAAGGGACCTTCCTTATATCCTGGCATCGAAGAAAGATGGAGCGACTACGGTTGCCGCGACCATGATCTGTGCCGAGCTTGCCGGGATTGCCGTCTTCGTGACAGGAGGAATCGGTGGGGTCCATCGAGGTGCCGAAACGACGATGGATATTTCCGCAGACCTTGAAGAGCTGTCCATGACGAATGTGGCAGTCGTATGTGCAGGTGCCAAATCGATCCTCGATATCGGATTGACGATGGAATACCTTGAGACAAAAGGTGTACCGGTACTGGGCTTTGGCACTGCCAAGCTACCTGCATTCTACACTCGATCCAGTGAGTTCGATGTAAACTACAAGGTCGATACCCCTGAAGAAACAGCGGGCGTATTAAAGGCCAAGTGGGAAATCGGCTTGAACGGAGGGGTGGTCATTGCCAATCCGATCCCTGAAGAGCATGCCATGGATGAAGCGGAGATCACGGCTATGATCGAAAATGCGTTGAAAGAAGCGGAAGAACAGCACATCAAGGGTAAAGACAGTACGCCATTCCTTCTTGGGAAGGTAAAAGAGCTTACTGAAGGCAAGAGCCTTACAGCCAATATCGCCCTTGTGAAGCACAATGCCGAGGTGGGTGCGGAGATCGCTGTACACTATGCAGCCCAAACCCAGCAACAAACCGTTTGATCCATCAGCCTGAGCCGCAGCAGCTCAGGCTTTTCTGTGTGATGACCCCATGGTATTTCATTTAGACGGAAAAATCAGTCGAATGCTCCTTAACTCCTGTTGCAAGGTGGAGTAGAATAGGGGTATAAACTGATGATTAAAGGAAGGTATTATGGCTGACATGCAACGGAACCATCTATTTTCTGCAGATGCCATCCCGGCTCCTGCAGCCCTTGTCGATCCCCTCGGTCAGTCCATCCTCTCGCTGAATGAAGAGATGGAGGGATGGTTGAAGGGGCACGGCCTGTCTCCTGAAACTTTATTGAAACCTGAACAGATCGCAGCGTACGACTGTCAATTGAGGCGCAAACACTTGGAGGATGGTACAGAATGCCTTCTCTTGATAGATCATGGAAGGAACCCGTCACCGTGCCAACATTCTAAATCGGCCATCTATCAGTCTCTCATTCAGAACACACCTACTAGTGTCCTGATCTTGGATGTGAACGGCCTGGTATTGGAGATGAATGCATCCTTCCAAAGCTTATTCGGGCTATCCGACGGGATCATCCATCAGTCTTTCTACGACCTGGTCGAGCTGCATGAACCATCTTTCATCCACCTGGTCAGAGAAGGGCTTAAAGGACATGACGCCACCGGTGAGGAAGTAACATTCCATGCAGGCGGCAAGGAGCTGACCTGCACCATTACCGTTTCACCCATCGATTACAAGTGTGGCGGGTGCATTGATAGTGTCGGGATTATCTTTCATGATATCTCCGAAAAGAAAAACGCCCAGGCAGAGCTTCTCCTTCTGCAGGCGGAAATGGAAAATATCCTCCGCCTCCAAAAAGCCATCACCTACAAAGTGGTGAGACATGGTCATGACTTTGTCATCGAACTCGCTTCGGGCAAAATGCTGTCCAGGCTGGATCTGACCCCTCAAAGGATGAACGGCAAGAGGATCGAGGAAGTATTCGACGGGGTCCATCTGAATAAGATCCGCCCCAAACTTGAAGAGGTCTGGGCAAAAGGGGAAGAATACACGTACGAAGATGCCTACAAGGGACTTGAATATCTCGCCTCCATCGTTCCGGTCAAAAAGGATGGCGAGGTGGTCGAAGCGATTTGCTCCATCTCGGATATCTCCCTGATGAAGGATATCCAAAGACAGCTTGCTGAAAGCGAGGAAAAATACAAATCCATAGTGAAATACAGCCCGGATCATATTCTGATGGTGGATACGTACGGCTTTATCCAGTCCGTCAATCCGGCTGTGTACGAACACTGGGGATATGGGTTTTCGGACCTTGTCAATCGGCACTATACGTCTCTCTTCACTGAGGAGTCCCAAGAGGACGCAGTGAAGAATTTCCAGATTGCCCTGAACGGAACATCATCCCGTTACCTGGCCATCGTGAGAGACGGTAAAGGAAAAGAGAGGCGGGTCACCATTACCAATATCCCGATCCGGGTGAGGGGCCAAGTGATCGGCATCTATGGGTTTGGTCAGGATGTGACGGAAAAATTAAATATGGAAGATGAACTAATGGAAGCAAAGGAACTCCTCGAAGCATACTTCGAACATTCCGGGGATGGGATTGTCCTCCTTGACCCGACAGGAAGGGTCCTGAAGGTGAATCAACGATTCGAAGATATGTTTGGGTGGTCGAATGAAGAGATCGTTGGAGATGTGGTCACCTTCCTGCACCGATCCGACCAGTACCACCAGTTCCAGAAAAACCTGAAAGTCGTGAAATCGGGGAAACGCATCAAGGACCAGGAAGCTCTCCGATACCGGAAGGACCGGACATCCATCGAGATTTCATTCAATATGAATCCGATATTGAATAATGAAGGGTCCCTGATCGGGATTTCTGCCATCATCCGTGATTTATCCGAGAAAAAGCATCACGAAAATCTATTGAAAAAATCTGAACAGCTAGCCATGATCGGTCAGCTCGCAGCAGGTGTCGCCCATGAAATCAGGAATCCATTGACCACCCTCAAAGGATTTCTTCAGCTTATGGATGAAAGGGAAGAAGACGACTTTTATCTCTCCGTCATCAAGGGAGAACTCGACAGGATCGAGATCATCACGAATGAATTCCTTGCTCTCGCACGCCCGAGGGCGGTACAGTTTTCACTCACGTCATTGACGAGACTCCTGACAAGCTCCGTGGATTTCATCAAGATGGAGTGCCTCAAACAGGGAGTCGATGTCCGCTTCGCCGTGGAAGAGGCTCAAGTGTATTGCGATTCCAATCAGATGAAGCAGGTCATCCTCAACGTGATGAAGAATGCACTCGAAGCGATGCAGGACGGGGGGCTCCTGAACGTCCAACTAGAAAATGACGGCCACCATGCCAAGATCTCGATACAGGATAATGGCAGCGGCATCCCTCCTGAGAGGATGAAGCACCTGGGCGAACCCTTCTATAGCACGAAGGAAAAAGGGACGGGCCTGGGCCTGATGATCTGTCAGAAAATCATCAAGGAACATAATGGCTCGCTCTCCATCCAGAGTAATGTAGAAGAGGGAACGTCGGTTGATATCCTTCTTCCCCTTGCCTCAATCACATAATTTTAGAAGAAACTCGCCATTCGGCGGGTTTTTTTGTTAATTCGACAGCAACTTGGTCAAGAAGAAGACAGGAAATGATATTTTCCGGGAAATAAACAACACATTATGACGTTTCACGGAAATGGAAAGAGGTTACTTAATAGGAAAGAGGTGAGAAGAAATGAAGACGGATGTTCTGATTAGCGGCGGTGGGATCGGCGGATTGACCCTGGCACTTAAGTTGGCAAGATGCGGCATCGATGTAACGGTCATCGAAAGGCTCCCCGGGCCGAGCCCTGTCTATAAGGGGGAGCTTCTCCAACCAAAGAGCCTGGAGATTTTCGATTCATTGGGCGTGATCGAACCGGTGCTTTCCCATGGTCACCGCATAGCGGAACTGGAGCTGATGGAACTGAAGGGGAAACGGGCAGAGCATTCTTCCATGAGCTATTCGATCCTTCCAGGGAAATATCCTTACTCCCTTATGATCCATCATGAGAAGTTGAAAGACATCCTGCGGGCTAAAGGGGGGAATACTCCAGCTTTCACTATATGGGGAACACCGCATGCAAAAAGATCTCCGGCAAGACGGTCACAGTGGAAGACAGGAGTGAAAAAGAACCCTTTGATATCGAATGCGAATTCATCATTGGAGCAGAAGGCAGGAGTTCTGTTACCCGTGATTACATGGGTATTGAAGTGAGCGAGAAGAAGTACAATCATCACTTTCTCACCGTCACCTTCCCCAGACCGCTCGATATGACAAAAGGACGTATTGTGTCGACGTATCAATCTTTTCTCGGACTTTTCCCGCTTCCAAACGAGGAAGTCCGCTCTGTCTATCTCATCCCTGCAGGAGAATACAAGTCATTACGTAAGAAGCCCATCTCGGAATTTCATAAGCTTTACATAGATCTTTGTCCCGATCTGAAGGGATACGTGGATCAGATTACCGAGTGGAAGCTCATCCAGCTTATGGTCCCGATGAAATATCATGCTGATACCTATGTCAAAGACCATCTCGCATTGATCGGTGATGCTGCTCATACGGTTCACCCCATGGCAGGGGAAGGCATGAACATGGCAATCCAGGACGGAAGCGTACTCGGGGAACTGCTTTGTGATATGTATGCATCGGGCAGGCTGGATCCCGCCAACCTCGAGTGGTATCCGAAGGTTCGGAAGCGGAGGGTTTCCCATCAGCTCCATCTCAGTCACCTTTCAGCACTCGCCTATTCCTATCCCTACAGACCTGTGGGTTGGCTTCGGAATAAAAGCCTCCAGCGAATGGAGAAGGACCGGGTCTCGCAGTTCAAACAGATGCTGAATATCTCAGGCCTCGGTATGTGGAGGGAAACCGTGTATGACCGGATGGTGCAAGGAGGGCTCCTCCCACTCCGCAAGTCCTTTTTATCAAATGAAGAGAAGCTCGGTGCATCATTCACGGAAGAGCAAGATTATCCTTGGAAGGAAAAGGAGGAACTGATATGATCGGTGAAATCGTGAAGGTGTGGAGAGCAAGGTCATGGATGAAGAAGAACGTTCCGTTTCTATATAGCTGGCACGCATATGTCGGGTATGAGCTCGATCTGTTCGACAGCTTCTCCCGACCTGCAACGATACAGGAAATCGCCATCCAGAAAAATCTTGAGATGGACCTGTTGGAGCAGTGGGTGGAAGTGGGCATATCCCTGAAGCATTTAAAAAGGAAGGACGACTCAAAAGTGTCGACAAGGGGAAAGTGGAAGCTCCCAGCTTCGAAGAGTGATCCCCATTCATCGGGGATCCTCCTCAAGGAAATGATGGAGCTCCACATCCCGGCTCTTCTTTCGTACCCCGAACTGCTAAGGAATCAGCGAAAACAGCATTTCAACTCTGACCTCCATGGATCAACCGTGGCCAAGACGTCAATATTGCTGGAGCGATTCGCTTTTCCGAAGGTCCAGAAAGCAATCAAGAAGCACAGGGTCTCGTCGATTCTGGATCTGGGGTGCGGAGAAGGTGGCTATATCCGACGAATAGGGGATCGGCATCCTGATAAAACGATGGTCGGCATAGAAATTCATGAAGGCGTTGCCAAAACGGCTGCCGAAGCGCTTGAATCCTATCCGAATATCGATGTGGTGTGTGCGGATCTCCACTCGTATGAACCGGAAAGCGGCTTCGACATGATCATGGCCAATAACCTGTTCCACTATATTGATCCTTCCGAACGAAAGGATTTCTTCCATAAAGCATCGGAGTGGCTGGAAGAAGGCGGCGTTTTCTTTGTCCTGAGTCCCATGCAGAAGTCGAAGCACGGTCAGCAGTTCTCCAGTGCCTTCAACAGTTTCTTCATGAGCTTTCAGAATCTGTATCCCATCCCCTCCCATGGTGAGATGGAAACCCTCGCGGAGAAAACAGGCTTTATATGCGAGACGGTCGAACCCATTGTGAAAGAAGGCGGATGGTACGCCATGACGTTCAAAAAAAGCTGATCCCCTGGATCGGTTTTTTTTTGAGGGGATTTATTGAAAACAGGGTAGTGGTGGCATGTTTATGGGTAAAAATAAGGAAAAGAGAGAAAAGGAGGAATAGCTTGTGGTGAAACAACGATTGGACTGTGTCGGAATCGGCATCGGTCCTTATAATCTCGGATTGGCTGCTTTAATGGAAGAAAGGACGGATCTCGAGGTGAGATTTTTCGATCAAACTCCTGAATTCATGTGGCATCCAGGCATGCTCATCGATTTGACGGATCTACAGGTACCGTTCATCGCGGACCTCGTGACCTTCGCAAATCCTCAAAGTAAATTCAGCTATCTGAACTATTTACATACTCATAACCGTTTGTATAAATTTTTCTTCTTCCAGACATTCGAGATGCCAAGGCAGGAATACAACGATTACGCCCGCTGGGTGGCAGGACAGCTGCCGACCTGCCAATTCAACAGCGAAGTGACGGGTGTAGAGGAAATAGAGGACGGCTATCGCGTGAATGTGAGGAACCGGACCACGGGGGCGACGGAAATCTACGAAGCCGATCATGTGGTCCTCGGTACGGGAAGCAAGCCCCTTATCCTTAAGGGGATGGAGGATTTGCCTGAGGAAGATGTCCACCATACGAGCAAGTATTTATTCCACAAGGAATCGACCATGAAAGGGAAATCCATCACGGTCATCGGCTCGGGTCAAAGTGCAGCGGAAGTTTTCTATGATCTATTGAAAGAAAAGCGGCACCATGAATACGAGCTTCATTGGTTCACTCGTTCCGAAGGGATCCTCCAGCTTGAAGCGTCAAAGCTCGGGCAGGAGCTCCTGGCACCGGACTATGTGGATTACTTCCACGGTTTATCATTCGAAGACCGGGAAAAGGCACTCGGCACCTTGGATCGCCTAAGAAACGGCATCGATCAGGAAACCCTGGACGCGATCTACAAGGTTCTTTACCACCATTCATCGAGCGGTGATCCGTTGAATATCACGATCCAGCCCCTTAATGAGGTAAAGGAAATCCGAGAAATCGACGGGAAGTATGAACTCAGCTGCGAACAATGGCAGGAAGAAGACTCATTTACGCATACAGCGGACAAGGTGGTCCTCGCTACTGGATATAAGCCAAATATTCCCGAATGGTTTTTTGAAGAATTCGAGGACAAAATAGTGTGGGAAGATGAGAAGAAATTCAAAGTCTCCCGTGATTATCAGCTTCAATTCAAGGAGAAACCAGAACGTGATCACTACTTCTTTACGGTGACGAATCTGGAGCATTCACATGGATCCAGTGCCACGAACCTGGGACTTTCCGTCGAGAGGAATATGCGGATCATCAATGCAATCTGCAGGAAAGATGTGTATAAAGTCCAGAGCAATACGATTTTCTCCCAATTCTCGCGAAAGTGATAAGGACGTTTACGGGAGCCTGCACCGGGTAAACATATACCATTACCAACATTATTCTAAAATAGGAGTGTTTGATTGTATGGCTAAAATCGCAACATTAATCACCGATATGTTCGAAGATGTGGAATTTACAGATCCGGAAAAAGCATTCAAGGAAGCAGGCCATGAAGTCGTGACCATTGAATCGGAAAAAGGGAAAACGGTCAAAGGGAAGCAGGGAGACGCCAGCGTAACCATTGACCAGGGAATTGACGATGTCAATCCGGCCGATTTCGATGCGCTTCTTCTTCCTGGAGGATTCTCACCAGATCAGCTTCGTGCAGACGATCGTTTTGTGACATTCACCAAGCATTTCATGGATGAGAAAAAACCTGTCTTTGCCATTTGTCACGGACCTCAATTGTTGATCACAGCGAAGGCACTGGAAGGCAGAAAAGCTACTGGATTCAAGTCCATCAAGGTGGATATGGAATACGCAGGAGCTAATTTCGAGGACAAGGAAGTCGTTGTTTGCGGCAACCAGCTTGTGACGAGCCGTACACCAGATGATATCCCTGCCTTCAACCGTGAGGCACTTGCGCTTTTGAAATAATGTCCTGAATGAAAAGGGGGCGTCCCCAGGGCTTGTGCCCGGGGATGCCCCCTTTCTTCATTATTATTTGCGCAAACTTCTCAGTTCATCGATGATGGCATTCATTTCGCTTGGACTGAAGCGGTCTTTTTTAATGACCATTTCATAGAGATCCTGAAGATCTTCATACATTTGTTCATTGAAGTCTTCAGACTTGATGGCACCTGCATTCACGACGTTCAGTTTCTCTTTGATGGCGGTCACCATATAATCGATGTTCTCAGCAGAATTCTGTGTGAGATCCATTTTATCAGCACCCTTTCCTCGTAAATCACTAAGCTTATCTTTCCATGATTCACGGCACCTGTCAACACGGGGGAGACAGAATCATATTCAGAGGATTTTTTCACGGGAATGTTTTACACTATTAAGGAATGGGAAAATAAAGGATAAGTTCCTTGAACGTTCTCAATTAATTAGGAAAGAGGGTCATACATATGGGTAAAAGTAAATTCTTCCAGGGTGTACTTTTAGGGGCAGTGGCCGGGGGATTATTATCCCTATTGGACAAAACAACTCGCAGGGAAGTGGGGGCTTCACTCAAGAATGGAAGCAGCTACATCTCCACTTATGCAAAAGATCCGAAGCAATTGGTCGAAGCTTCCAAGGAAGTGTACGAAAAACTGTCCGTCACGGCGGATCAGGTTACCCGGGATTTCCGCTTCATCAGTGAAAAGGTGGATGAATTGAAGGGGATGACCCCTCAGGTGAAAGACCTGATTGAAGAAACAAAAGAAACGTTCGAAGACTCTACTGAGGCCTATAAGGAAGCGTTCAAGGAAGCACCCAACGAACTGGAGGATGGGGATCAACCCATCGATTCTTCATTCAAAGGGTATTAATGAATGGAATGAGGTGAGCACATGGCTCGAAAGAAAGAGGTAAAAGAGTACTCCAAGGGCCTGTTTCAACAGATCAGCGCCAATGATGTGACAGGCTTGGCAGCTCAGATTGCCTATTACTTTCTCCTGTCGCTTTTCCCGCTGCTCATATTTGTCGTGACGCTCCTGCCTTATTTACCTGTACAGCAGGAGGATCTGCTTGGGGTGGTAAGAGACTATGCGCCAGGGGAAACGCTCAACATGATTGAAGGAACCCTTTCGGACGTCATGTCGAACCGCAATTCGGGATTGCTGTCCATCAGTATCATTGCGACAATCTGGTCGGCATCCAACGGGATGAATGCCATTGTGAAGAGCTTGAACCGTGCGTATGATATCGAGGAAACGAGATCATTCATCGTCCAGCGCCTGACATCCGTTGCGCTTACGCTAGGTATGATCCTGGTTTTCGTCGTCGCGCTGCTACTTCCTGTGTTCGGGAAGCAGATCGGCCTGTTCCTTTTCTCACAATTTGGTTTTTCGGACCAGTTCCTTACCTTATGGAGCGGGATCCGCTGGGCCATCAGTCCCCTCATCCTCTTCGTCATTTTCATGGTCCTGTACTACTTTGCCCCAAATATGAAGATCAAGTGCCTGAGTGCCTTGCCAGGTGCAATCTTTGCAACGGTGGGATGGGTGCTGGCCTCACTTGCCTTCTCCTTCTACGTGGGGAACTTCGGAAACTATTCCGCCACGTATGGAAGTATAGGGGGGATCATCGTCCTGATGATCTGGTTCTATCTGACCGGGATCATCATCATGATCGGTGGAGAAATCAATGCCATGAGAACCAAGAAGGACAAAGCTGCCTGCTGAACGTCAAAAAGCCCCGTCACCAAGAGGGGCTTTTTTCTACGTGTGAACTAGGTACTATATCCTGAAAATAAAGAAGCAAGGGATAGGGAAAGAAATCTCTGATAGAATGAAACCGTATTCATTTTAGAGGGGAGTTGAGCAGATGATCACATTCATTGTATCGATCATCATTTTGGTCATCGGTTATTTCACGTACGGAAAATTGATTGAAAAGATCTTCGGTGTAAAGGAACAGCGTCCAACACCGGCCTATGCCAAAAAAGATGATGTCGATTACGTGCCGATGAGTACAGGGAAGAACTCCATGATCCAGCTTCTGAACATAGCGGGAGTAGGGCCGATCTTCGGACCGATCATGGGGGCGCTCTATGGTCCAGTCGCTTTTCTGTGGATTGTTCTCGGTTCGATCTTTGCCGGAGCAGTACATGATTATCTCACGGGGATGATCTCGATTCGAAATGGAGGGGCCCATCTCCCTCAGCTAGCAGGACGTTTCCTTGGAAAAACCATGAAGCATGTGGTGAATGCCTTCTCCGTCCTGCTCTTATTGCTAGTTGGGACCGTGTTCGTGACGGCCCCGGCAGCCCTGATTGCCGATTTGACACCGGCATGGATTTCCCTTGGCGTGATCATCGCGGCGATCTTCGTGTATTATATCGCAGCCACCCTATTACCTGTTGATAAGATCATCGGCAAGGTCTACCCGCTATTCGGTGCCCTGCTATTAATCAGTGCAGTCGGGATCGGTGGTGGTCTCATCGTGACAGGGGCTGATATTCCTGAGATCACATTAGCCAATCTACATCCCGACAAGATTCCGATCTTTCCGCTCCTGTTTCTGACCATCTCATGCGGAGCGCTGTCTGGGTTCCATGCCACCCAGTCCCCGATCATTTCCAGGACGACAAAAAATGAACGGAATGGACGAAAGATTTTTTACGGCATGATGATCCTCGAAGCGATCATCGCCATGATCTGGGCCGCGGCTGCCATGAGCATCTTCCCGGCGGGTGAGTTGAACAGCATCCTGGCTGAATCAGGTCCAGCCGGAGTTGTCAGCGAGGTCTCCATGCTCATGCTCGGGTCCATTGGCGGAACCCTTGCCATCCTCGGTGTCATCGTATTGCCGATCACATCTG from Rossellomorea marisflavi includes the following:
- a CDS encoding carbon starvation CstA family protein, whose amino-acid sequence is MITFIVSIIILVIGYFTYGKLIEKIFGVKEQRPTPAYAKKDDVDYVPMSTGKNSMIQLLNIAGVGPIFGPIMGALYGPVAFLWIVLGSIFAGAVHDYLTGMISIRNGGAHLPQLAGRFLGKTMKHVVNAFSVLLLLLVGTVFVTAPAALIADLTPAWISLGVIIAAIFVYYIAATLLPVDKIIGKVYPLFGALLLISAVGIGGGLIVTGADIPEITLANLHPDKIPIFPLLFLTISCGALSGFHATQSPIISRTTKNERNGRKIFYGMMILEAIIAMIWAAAAMSIFPAGELNSILAESGPAGVVSEVSMLMLGSIGGTLAILGVIVLPITSGDTSFRSARMIIADYINVKQLKITNRLWIALPLFVVSIALTQIDFNILWRYFSWANQSTAMIALWVGAMYLGLQRKPHWVATLPAIFMTMVTFTYILNAPIGFGLSMNLSYLGAGLITTAAIVAFAYTLRKRLAGGTEIEVDEKVPAAS